A single genomic interval of Terriglobales bacterium harbors:
- a CDS encoding TRC40/GET3/ArsA family transport-energizing ATPase, translated as MSLRESFDQNKDRRYIMFGGKGGLGKTTFSAATAFWLAQQGHKVLVFSVDPQASLSDIFQRDIFGKGPVKIMDNLFAQEIDADSHIHQYQGQIRKKILDMYGMDQVPDEIEQYIQAASAEPAMEESAIFDAVVDIVVGGDYDYYIYDLVPLGHALYYLSMAKVYDEWINRITRLREEMREHEEMVARIKRQKVTEEDHILTELTYIKNRINQSSGILTDKAKTAFFFVVVPEEMIILDTEKAAQLFSKFDVPIAGYVVNRVLPTDLLQKQVPAYLQNRVKMQGKYLDEIDQTFGKQVIGRVPELERDVTGLAMIEKLAGIMYGNGNGRH; from the coding sequence ATGTCATTGAGAGAATCGTTCGACCAAAATAAGGACCGCCGCTACATCATGTTCGGCGGCAAAGGCGGCCTGGGGAAGACCACCTTCTCCGCCGCCACCGCGTTCTGGCTGGCGCAGCAGGGCCACAAGGTGCTGGTCTTCTCCGTCGACCCCCAGGCCTCGCTCAGCGACATCTTCCAGCGGGACATCTTCGGCAAGGGGCCGGTCAAGATCATGGATAACCTCTTCGCCCAGGAGATCGACGCCGACTCCCACATTCACCAGTACCAGGGACAGATCCGCAAGAAGATCCTCGACATGTACGGCATGGACCAGGTGCCCGACGAGATCGAGCAGTACATCCAGGCCGCCTCCGCCGAGCCCGCCATGGAGGAATCCGCGATCTTCGACGCCGTGGTGGACATCGTGGTCGGGGGCGACTACGACTACTACATCTATGACCTGGTGCCGCTCGGCCACGCCCTCTACTACCTCTCCATGGCCAAGGTCTACGACGAGTGGATCAACCGCATCACCAGGCTGCGCGAGGAGATGCGCGAGCACGAGGAGATGGTGGCCCGCATCAAGCGCCAGAAGGTCACCGAAGAGGACCACATCCTCACCGAGCTGACCTACATCAAGAACCGCATCAACCAGTCCTCCGGCATCCTCACCGATAAAGCCAAGACCGCGTTCTTCTTCGTCGTAGTGCCGGAAGAGATGATCATCCTCGATACCGAGAAGGCGGCGCAGCTCTTCTCCAAGTTCGACGTGCCTATCGCCGGCTACGTCGTCAACCGCGTGCTGCCCACCGACCTCCTCCAGAAGCAGGTGCCCGCCTACCTCCAGAACCGGGTCAAGATGCAGGGCAAGTACCTGGATGAGATCGACCAGACCTTCGGCAAACAGGTCATCGGGCGCGTCCCCGAACTGGAGCGGGACGTCACCGGCCTGGCCATGATCGAGAAACTCGCCGGCATCATGTACGGCAACGGGAACGGGAGGCACTAG
- a CDS encoding ArsA family ATPase yields the protein MSEIKQNLTEFVAAHPKLKFSFFGGKGGVGKTVMAGVTALHFAQQGKRTLLASTNPVHSLSGLLDQNVYGAPTHVTGVPNLWAYEIDTKETIERSKQDIKQKIRWFLKFAEISTQADAFVESATMNPAFEESAMFENMVELMFKNEYDAYVFDTAPTANARRLLGMSKVYSLWVNKMMKSREEAQTLRELLSFTKKKQEDPLMDYLLKFKDRISHARDLLTDKEQTAFFFVTLPEALPIAVIKRFINWFHDFGIPVGGVIVNMLIQKDQVRADSPDFVKNRVAMQDSYMQEIWRDFDNVRAILPLLDDEVRGTAALAKVAEFAFAEAPALAGSAK from the coding sequence ATGTCTGAGATCAAACAGAACCTCACGGAATTCGTCGCCGCACATCCCAAGCTGAAGTTCTCGTTCTTCGGCGGCAAGGGCGGCGTTGGCAAGACGGTCATGGCCGGGGTCACCGCCCTGCACTTCGCCCAGCAGGGCAAGCGCACCTTGCTGGCCTCCACCAACCCGGTACATAGCTTGAGCGGCCTGCTCGACCAGAACGTGTACGGCGCGCCCACCCACGTCACCGGCGTGCCTAACCTCTGGGCCTACGAGATCGACACCAAGGAGACCATCGAGCGCTCCAAGCAGGACATCAAGCAGAAGATCCGCTGGTTCCTGAAGTTCGCCGAGATCTCCACCCAGGCCGACGCTTTCGTCGAGAGCGCCACCATGAACCCCGCCTTCGAGGAATCGGCGATGTTCGAGAACATGGTCGAGCTCATGTTCAAGAACGAGTATGACGCCTACGTCTTCGACACCGCGCCCACCGCCAATGCCCGCCGCCTGCTGGGCATGAGCAAGGTGTATTCACTGTGGGTCAACAAGATGATGAAGTCGCGCGAGGAGGCCCAGACCCTGCGCGAACTGCTCTCCTTCACCAAGAAGAAGCAGGAAGACCCGCTCATGGATTACCTGCTGAAATTCAAGGACCGCATCAGCCATGCCCGCGACCTGCTCACCGACAAGGAGCAGACCGCCTTCTTCTTCGTCACTCTGCCCGAGGCGCTGCCCATCGCGGTCATCAAGCGCTTCATCAACTGGTTCCACGATTTCGGCATCCCGGTCGGCGGAGTCATCGTCAACATGCTGATCCAGAAAGACCAGGTGCGCGCCGACTCGCCCGACTTCGTGAAGAACCGCGTCGCCATGCAGGATAGCTACATGCAGGAGATCTGGCGCGATTTCGACAACGTGCGCGCCATCCTTCCCCTGCTCGACGACGAGGTCCGCGGCACCGCTGCCCTGGCCAAGGTCGCCGAGTTCGCCTTCGCCGAAGCCCCGGCCCTGGCCGGGAGTGCGAAGTAG